In Planctomycetia bacterium, the following proteins share a genomic window:
- a CDS encoding DUF1501 domain-containing protein: MKSTHTPSAARTTRRAALQIGAGLFGLSLPEAVRASQSAARKSPDVSCIFIFLAGGPSQFETFDPKPDAPVEIRGLWKPTQTNVPGTLICEKLPLMARRMDKVALIRSWQGTSGGHDIGSQHVASGFLPMRGEQYFPNFGCLLTALRGNKVKGIPAHFGIPVAARYTDPPGYLGAAYEPFNVKGDPRAP; the protein is encoded by the coding sequence TCGACGCGCGGCGTTACAGATCGGGGCCGGACTGTTCGGCCTCAGTCTTCCCGAGGCAGTGCGGGCGTCGCAATCGGCGGCTCGCAAGTCGCCTGACGTTTCCTGCATTTTTATCTTCTTGGCCGGCGGACCGAGTCAGTTCGAAACATTCGACCCGAAGCCCGACGCTCCCGTCGAAATTCGCGGCCTCTGGAAACCGACGCAGACTAACGTGCCCGGCACTTTGATCTGCGAAAAGCTGCCGCTCATGGCACGGCGCATGGACAAGGTCGCCCTCATCCGTTCGTGGCAAGGAACGAGCGGCGGACACGACATCGGCTCGCAACACGTGGCATCGGGGTTTTTGCCGATGCGCGGCGAGCAGTACTTTCCGAATTTCGGCTGCCTGCTGACGGCGCTGCGCGGCAACAAAGTGAAGGGCATTCCGGCGCACTTCGGGATCCCCGTCGCAGCCCGCTACACCGATCCGCCCGGATATCTCGGCGCGGCCTACGAGCCCTTCAACGTCAAAGGGGATCCCCGCGCGCCCGA